A stretch of the Glycine soja cultivar W05 chromosome 13, ASM419377v2, whole genome shotgun sequence genome encodes the following:
- the LOC114381029 gene encoding zinc finger protein ZAT11-like translates to MKRQRDGEENIDLGNCLLLLSHPREIKPQKLLGPKEFECMTCNRKFSSFQALGGHRASHKKPKLYVKEQCKILMLRNKPKKHECSICGREFTLGQALGGHMKKHRIAVDQGLSSINKVVVKVPVLKRSNSKRVLCLDLNLTPLQNDLKLLFGDKAPKVDSFV, encoded by the coding sequence ATGAAGAGACAGAGAGATGGAGAAGAGAACATAGATTTGGGAAATTGTCTACTGTTGCTCTCTCATCCCAGAGAAATCAAACCCCAAAAACTTTTGGGCCCTAAAGAATTTGAGTGTATGACATGCAACCGCAAATTTTCTTCATTTCAGGCCCTCGGTGGCCACAGGGCCAGCCACAAAAAGCCCAAACTATACGTGAAAGAACAGTGTAAAATTCTGATGTTGAGGAATAAGCCCAAAAAACACGAGTGCTCCATTTGTGGTAGGGAATTCACTTTGGGCCAGGCACTGGGTGGACACATGAAAAAGCACAGAATTGCCGTTGACCAAGGGCTTTCTTCAATAAACAAGGTTGTTGTAAAAGTACCGGTTCTTAAAAGGTCGAATAGTAAGAGGGTTTTGTGCTTGGACTTGAACTTGACTCCTCTGCAGAATGACTTGAAGTTATTGTTTGGAGACAAGGCACCCAAAGTTGATTCCTTCGTCTGA
- the LOC114381038 gene encoding kinesin-like protein KIN-5B, which yields MMPLTPDQSNKKVGSGMAASPSPFLTPRPERRRPDSRGSDWGSNRQDKDKETNVQVLLRCRPLSDDELRSNVPKVVTCNENKREVSVMQTLANKQVDRVFTFDKVFGPKSQQRSIYEQAIAPIVNEVLDGFNCTVFAYGQTGTGKTYTMEGGMRNKGGDLPAEAGVIPRAVRQIFDILEAQNADYSIKVTFLELYNEEITDLLSPDENSRPTEEKQKKPITLMEDGKGSVFVRGLEEESVYSLNEIYTLLERGASKRRTAETLLNKRSSRSHSVFTITVYVKETVIGDEELIKCGKLNLVDLAGSENILRSGAREGRAREAGEINKSLLTLGRVINALVEHSPHVPYRDSKLTRILRDSLGGKTKTCIIATISPSAYCMEETLSTLDYASRAKSIKNKPEANQKVSKAVLLKDLYMEIDRMKEDIRAAREKNGVYISHERFAKEEAEKKARNEKIEQLENDLSLSEKQVDSFRELYLTEQEQKLELESELKDCKVNLEKTSNNLHDLQENYKLLVSTLKEKERTISKLLKSENALIVRAKEMCTDLQNASDDINLLSSKLDHKERLEAENQKTILKFGSLLNESLKDLHTTIMGSVSQQHKELRSMEDHVSSYLASKNDAAQTLESRINKMTGIYTSGVETLKELANTLHMKASSDMEQIQSKVSSQTLAIENFLATAVHEAKDVICNIQNSLDEQKQLLAFSLQQQEKGLQQSLTSARVVSEAAVNFFDDIHLRSSRVMKILEENQNERFQQLTNFEKKFKEEVEREEEQALEKIAEILAALTSKKTAMVSEASRHMQDTSMQQSKRLQLEMLNMQQVSKDGTKEVGEYVENVKSHYVQQIFSASDIKATMENCLLECSKTVDNSKKQWESANLSLCNLQKNNLAEIQSSVKENILTNHILNQEFVSASLSMNSDYDVVTRNLRADVNGALMLDHENKKAIDSMTTRWLEQLNSLQDKNGEDVSNINVQAEKSLVKDYLVDHNARSQKRIIPVPSPASIEDMRATIIEDKFTENSLKLIQTESKITLLAASPNRTPFADVNSVNDDCS from the exons ATGATGCCATTGACGCCTGACCAGTCTAACAAGAAAGTTGGGTCGGGCATGGCGGCTTCTCCGTCACCTTTCCTGACGCCTCGCCCGGAACGGCGCCGTCCCGATTCAAGGGGTTCCGATTGGGGCTCCAACCGTCAGGACAAGGATAAAGAGACCAACGTCCAAGTTTTGCTTCGATGCAg GCCATTAAGCGATGATGAGCTCAGATCGAACGTTCCCAAGGTGGTGACAtgtaatgaaaacaaaagggaAGTCTCAGTTATGCAGACTCTAGCTAACAAACAAGTAGATAGAGTGTTCACCTTTGACAAG GTATTCGGACCTAAATCACAGCAAAGATCAATATACGAACAAGCCATTGCCCCAATTGTCAATGAAGTTCTCGATGGTTTCAATTGCACTGTTTTCGCTTATGGCCAGACAGGGACTGGTAAAACTTATACAATGGAGGGTGGAATGAGAAATAAG GGTGGTGATTTACCTGCTGAGGCTGGTGTCATTCCAAGAGCAGTGCGTCaaatttttgatattttggaAGCACAAAATGCTGATTATAGCATAAAAGTGACATTCCTTGAGCTTTATAATGAAGAGATAACTGATTTGTTGTCCCCCGACGAGAATTCTAGGCCGACagaggaaaaacaaaagaaacctATAACCCTTATGGAAGATGGAAAGGGTAGTGTGTTTGTGAGAGGCCTTGAAGAAGAATCAGTATACAGTTTGAATGAAATTTACACTCTGTTGGAACGAGGAGCATCAAAAAGGCGCACTGCGGAAACATTGCTTAACAAGAGAAGCAG TCGTTCGCATTCAGTCTTCACCATTACTGTGTATGTGAAAGAAACAGTGATTGGTGATGAAGAGTTAATTAAATGTGGCAAGCTCAATCTTGTTGATCTGGCAGGATCGGAAAATATATTGCGTTCAGGAGCACGTGAG GGGCGTGCTAGAGAAGCAGGGGAGATAAACAAGAGCTTACTCACCCTGGGACGTGTCATAAATGCGCTTGTGGAACATTCTCCTCATGTGCCTTACAG AGATAGTAAGCTTACAAGGATTTTGCGAGACTCCTTGGGagggaaaacaaaaacatgtatAATTGCTACTATTTCCCCGTCTGCTTATTGTATGGAAGAAACACTTAGTACATTAGACTATGCTAGCCGTGCAAAAAGCATAAAGAATAAGCCTGAG GCAAACCAAAAGGTTTCGAAGGCTGTTTTGTTGAAGGACTTATACATGGAAATTGATAGGATGAAAGAAG ATATTCGAGCAGCAAGGGAAAAGAATGGTGTATATATTTCTCATGAAAGATTTGCCAAGGAAGAAGCTGAAAAGAAG GCAAGGAATGAGAAGATAGAGCAATTAGAGAATGACCTCAGTCTTAGTGAGAAG CAAGTGGACAGCTTCCGTGAGCTCTATTTAACAGAGCAAGAACAGAAACTGGAATTAGAAAGCGAGCTTAAGGATTGCAAG GTGAATTTGGAAAAAACCAGCAACAACTTGCATGATCTCCAAGAGAATTACAAGCTATTAGTTTCAACCTTGAAGGAGAAGGAACGCACCATTTCCAAGCTACTGAAATCAG AAAATGCCTTGATTGTGCGTGCAAAGGAAATGTGTACTGATCTGCAGAATGCATCGGATGATATTAATTTACTGTCCTCAAAGTTGG ATCACAAAGAAAGACTGGAGGCAGAAAATCAAAAAACAATTTTGAAATTCGGATCTCTCTTAAATGAGAGCTTAAAGGACTTGCATACAACCATTATGGGATCTGTTTCTCAACAACATAAAGAACTTAGAAGCATGGAAGATCATGTCAGCTCCTATCTTGCCAGTAAAAATGAT GCTGCACAAACTCTAGAGTCAAGGATCAACAAAATGACAGGAATTTACACTTCAGGGGTGGAGACCCTGAAGGAGCTAGCTAATACATTGCACATGAAAGCTTCATCTGATATGGAACAGATTCAATCTAAAGTTTCCTCGCAAACATTGGCCATTGAAAAT TTTCTTGCCACTGCTGTTCATGAAGCCAAGGATGTAATATGCAACATCCAGAATTCTCTTGACGAGCAAAAGCAGCTGCTAGCATTCTCCCTTCAACAACAAGAAAAA GGATTACAACAAAGTCTGACTTCGGCACGGGTAGTTTCAGAGGCAGCTGTAAACTTCTTTGATGACATTCATCTACGTTCTTCAAGAGTCATGaaaattcttgaagaaaatCAAAATGAGAGGTTCCAGCAGTTAACTAACTTTGAGAAGAAGTTCAAG GAAGAGGTTGAGAGAGAGGAGGAGCAGGCCTTAGAGAAAATTGCAGAAATTTTGGCAGCCTTGACATCTAAGAAAACTGCTATG GTCTCAGAGGCATCAAGACATATGCAGGACACAAGCATGCAACAGTCTAAGAGATTGCAGCTAGAGATGCTCAACATGCAGCAAGTTTCAAAAGATGGTACTAAGGAAGTTGGTGAGTATGTAGAGAATGTGAAAAGTCATTATGTGCAACAAATATTCTCAGCCAGTGATATTAAAGCTACCATGGAGAATTGCCTCTTGGAGTG CTCAAAAACAGTGGACAATTCTAAGAAGCAGTGGGAAAGTGCCAACTTGTCCCTCTGTAATCTCCAGAAGAACAATCTGGCAGAGATACAATCCTCAGTGAA GGAAAACATCTTGACAAATCATATTCTGAATCAAGAATTTGTGTCTGCATCATTATCTATGAATTCAGATTATGATGTAGTAACACGCAACCTGCGGGCAGATGTAAATG GTGCACTGATGCTGGACCATGAGAATAAGAAGGCAATTGATTCCATGACTACAAGATGGTTGGAGCAGCTTAACTCATTACAAGATAAGAATGGTGAAGATGTATCAAATATCAATGTTCAAGCAGAAAAAAGCCTGGTTAAAGATTACTTG GTTGACCATAATGCAAGATCTCAGAAAAGAATTATACCAGTTCCCAGCCCAGCATCCATTGAGGATATGAGGGCAACGATCATAGAAGACAAGTTCACAGAGAACTCATTAAAATTGATCCAAACAGAAAGCAAAATCACACTTCTGGCAGCATCTCCAAATAGAACTCCTTTCGCAGACGTGAATTCAGTCAATGACGACTGTAGTTAG
- the LOC114381877 gene encoding zinc finger protein ZAT11-like: MKRQRENEVTTLESWDMQICSTSITPDTSVSSSTISPEDVFECKTCNRKFNSFQALGGHRACHNKRVKMEGEEQQLKTRAKYLGLGKHSEPKMHNCSICGQGFSLGQALGGHMRRHRASTNDVFSSINQVVAKVSVLKRSCNDKVFYLDLNLTPLENDLKLLLFGKLSPKVNLSSF; the protein is encoded by the coding sequence ATgaagagacagagagagaaCGAAGTAACAACGTTGGAAAGCTGGGACATGCAAATTTGTTCAACTTCAATCACACCCGACACAAGTGTTTCCAGTTCCACCATATCTCCTGAAGATGTATTTGAGTGCAAAACGTGCAACCGCAAGTTCAACTCTTTTCAAGCGCTGGGTGGCCATAGGGCTTGTCACAACAAGAGGGTGAAGATGGAAGGTGAAGAACAACAACTCAAAACAAGGGCAAAATATCTGGGTTTGGGAAAACACAGTGAGCCCAAAATGCATAATTGCTCCATTTGTGGTCAAGGTTTCTCTCTGGGCCAGGCCTTGGGAGGACACATGAGAAGACACAGAGCTTCGACCAACGATGTTTTCTCTTCCATAAACCAGGTTGTTGCAAAAGTTTCGGTTTTAAAAAGATCGTGTAATGACAAGGTTTTCTACTTGGACCTCAACTTAACTCCCCTCGAGAATGActtgaaattgttgttgttcGGGAAATTGTCACCCAAAGttaatctttcttccttctga
- the LOC114381425 gene encoding zinc finger protein ZAT11-like: MVAILKRQRETEAEESIIRLAESLMQLSRVQQKSKPLLKTFSPTEFECKTCNRKFPSFQALGGHRASHKKPKFEGEELKEEAKKGLSLGNKPKMHECSICGMEFSLGQALGGHMRKHRGATSENNNEAFSSSIKQAISKVPVLKRSNSKRVMCLEMDLNLTPLENDLKLLFGNKAPRVDLSL; encoded by the coding sequence ATGGTAGCCATTCTGAAGAGACAAAGAGAAACCGAAGCCGAGGAGAGCATCATAAGACTGGCAGAAAGTCTCATGCAACTGTCGCGAGTCCAACAAAAAAGCAAGCCTCTTCTCAAAACCTTTTCTCCAACGGAGTTCGAGTGCAAAACCTGTAACCGCAAGTTTCCATCTTTTCAAGCCCTTGGTGGTCACAGGGCGAGCCACAAGAAGCCCAAGTTCGAAGGTGAAGAACTCAAAGAGGAGGCCAAGAAGGGTCTGAGTTTGGGGAACAAACCCAAAATGCACGAGTGTTCCATTTGCGGCATGGAATTCTCTCTGGGTCAGGCACTGGGGGGTCACATGAGAAAACACAGGGGTGCCACCAGTGAGAATAATAACGAAGcgttttcttcttctataaaGCAAGCAATTTCAAAAGTTCCAGTTTTGAAACGATCGAATAGCAAGAGGGTCATGTGCTTGGAGATGGACCTGAATTTAACGCCTTTGGAAAATGACTTGAAGTTGTTGTTCGGAAACAAGGCTCCTAGAGTCGATCTTTCTTTGTAG